From Canis aureus isolate CA01 chromosome 7, VMU_Caureus_v.1.0, whole genome shotgun sequence, a single genomic window includes:
- the PEX6 gene encoding peroxisome biogenesis factor 6 isoform X1: MALAVLRVLEPFPTEAPPLAVLLPPGGPWPAAGLGLVLALRPAGESPAGPALLVAALEGPDAETEEQGPGPPQLLVSRALLRLLALGSGAWVRARPVRRPPALGWALLGTSPGPGLGPRVGPLLVRRGEALPVPGPRVLETRPALQGLLGPGTRLAVTELRGRAKLGPEAGDCSRPPPPPVVSSFAVNCTVRRLRGVLGGTGDSLGVSRSCLRSLGLFQGEWVWVTRAGESSNTSQPHLARVQVLEPRWDLSEKLGPGSGQPGEPLVDGLALVPATLAFNLGCDPLEVGELKIQRYSEGSGAPEDKGSCSVLSGPLFAKELHIEIVSSPHYSTNGNYDHVLYRHFQTPRAVQEGDVLCVPTVGQVEILEGSPEKLPRWWEMFFKVKKTIGEAPDGPTSAYLADITHTSLYLVGSTLSLVPRLTSGESTPWNSLSPPGLETLVTELCAALKPRLQPGGALLTGTSSVLLRGPPGSGKTTAVTAACSRLGLHLLKVPCSSLCADSSGAVEKKLQATFSRARRCRPVVLLLTAVDLLGRNRDGLGEDARVVATLCHLLQDEDPLTSCPPLMVVATTSKAQDLPADVQTAFPHELEVPVLSEGQRLSVLQALTAHLPLGQEVNLTQLARRCAGFVVGDLYALLTHSSRVACTRIKNSGLAGGLSEEDEGELCAAGFPLLAEDFGQALEQLQTAHSQAIGAPKIPSVSWHDVGGLQEVKKEILETIQLPLEHPELLNLGLRRSGLLLHGPPGTGKTLLAKAVATECSLTFLSVKGPELINMYVGQSEENVREVFARARAAAPCIIFFDELDSLAPSRGRNGDSGGVMDRVVSQLLAELDGLHSTQDVFVIGATNRPDLLDPALLRPGRFDKLVFVGVSEDRASQLRVLSAITRKFKLEPSVSLVNVLDRCPPQLTGADLYSLCSDAMTTALKRRVRDLEEGLEPGSSTLLLTMDDLLQAAARLQPSVSEQELLRYKRIQRKFAAC; encoded by the exons ATGGCGCTGGCGGTTTTGCGAGTCCTGGAGCCCTTCCCGACCGAGGCACCCCCGCTGGCTGTGCTGCTGCCCCCCGGGGGCCCGTGGCCTGCGGCGGGGCTGGGCCTGGTGCTGGCCCTGCGGCCCGCAGGGGAGAGCCCCGCGGGGCCGGCCCTGCTAGTGGCGGCCCTGGAGGGGCCGGACGCGGAgacggaagagcagggtcccggGCCCCCGCAGCTGCTGGTTAGCCGCGCGCTGCTTCGGCttctggctctgggctctggggcgTGGGTGCGGGCGCGGCCCGTGCGGCGGCCGCCGGCGCTGGGCTGGGCGCTGCTGGGCACCTCTCCGGGGCCCGGGCTCGGACCGCGAGTCGGGCCGCTGCTGGTGCGGCGCGGAGAGGCCCTGCCTGTGCCCGGGCCGCGGGTGCTGGAGACACGGCCGGCGTTGCAAGGGCTGCTGGGCCCAGGGACGCGGCTAGCTGTGACTGAGCTCCGTGGGCGGGCCAAACTGGGTCCGGAGGCCGGGGACTGCAGCCGGCCTCCACCGCCGCCCGTGGTGTCCTCCTTCGCGGTTAACTGCACGGTCCGGCGACTCCGGGGAGTTCTGGGAGGGACTGGAGATTCGCTGGGGGTAAGCCGGAGCTGTCTCCGTAGCCTGGGCCTCTTCCAGGGCGAATGGGTGTGGGTGACCCGGGCCGGAGAGTCGTCAAACACTTCCCAGCCACACTTGGCCAGGGTGCAGGTCCTAGAGCCTCGCTGGGACCTCTCTGAAAAGCTGGGACCCGGCTCTGGGCAGCCAGGAGAGCCCCTCGTTGACGGACTGGCCCTCGTGCCTGCCACTCTTGCTTTTAATCTCGGCTGTGATCCCTTGGAAGTAGGAGAGCTCAAAATTCAG AGGTATTCAGAAGGCTCCGGCGCCCCTGAAGACAAAGGAAGCTGCTCAGTGCTGTCTGGGCCTCTGTTTGCCAAAGAGTTACACATCGAAATTGTATCCTCTCCCCACTACAGCACTAATGGAAATTACGACCATGTTCTTTACCGGCACTTTCAGACACCCAG GGCAGTCCAGGAAGGGGATGTTCTGTGTGTACCAACAGTTGGGCAAGTAGAGATCCTGGAAGGAAGCCCAGAAAAACTGCCCAG GTGGTGGGAGatgttttttaaagtgaagaaaaCCATTGGGGAAGCTCCAGATGGGCCCACCAGTGCCTACCTGGCAGACATCACCCATACCTCCTTGTACTTG GTGGGTTCTACCCTGAGCCTTGTTCCCAGGCTCACTTCAGGAGAATCTACTCCCTGGAACAGCTTGTCTCCTCCAGGCCTGGAGACCTTGGTGACTGAGCTCTGTGCTGCTCTGAAGCCTCGCCTCCAGCCAGG AGGTGCCCTGCTGACAGGAACCAGTAGCGTCCTTCTGCGGGGTCCCCCTGGCAGTGGGAAGACCACAGCTGTCACTGCAGCCTGCAGCCGCCTCGGCCTCCACCTACTGAAG gtgccctgctctAGCCTCTGTGCAGACAGTAGCGGGGCTGTGGAGAAAAAACTGCAGGCCACCTTCTCCCGGGCTCGGCGCTGCCGGCCTGTGGTTCTGTTGCTGACAGCCGTGGACCTTCTGGGCCGGAACCGTGATGGGCTAGGTGAGGACGCCCGTGTGGTGGCCACGctgtgtcacctcctccaggatgAGGACCCCCTCACCAG CTGCCCGCCCCTGATGGTCGTGGCCACCACCAGCAAGGCCCAGGACCTGCCTGCTGATGTGCAGACAGCGTTCCCTCACGAGCTGGAGGTGCCTGTGTTGTCAGAGGGGCAGCGGCTCAGTGTCCTTCAGGCTctcactgcccacctcccccttgGCCAAGAGGTGAACCTGACGCAGCTGGCACGGAGGTGTGCG GGCTTCGTGGTAGGGGATCTCTATGCCCTTTTGACCCACAGCAGCCGGGTAGCCTGCACCAGGATCAAGAACTCAGG TTTGGCAGGTGGCTTGAGTGAGGAGGATGAGGGGGAGCTATGTGCCGCTGGCTTTCCCCTCCTGGCTGAGGATTTTGGGCAGGCACTGGAGCAGTTGCAGACAGCTCACTCCCAGGCCATTGGAGCCCCCAAG ATCCCCTCAGTGTCCTGGCATGATGTGGGCGGGCTGCAAGAAGTGAAGAAGGAGATTCTGGAAACCATTCAGCTCCCTCTAGAGCACCCCGAGCTGCTGAACCTGGGCCTCAGGCGCTCGGGTCTTCTGCTCCATGGTCCCCCTGGCACGGGCAAGACCCTCCTGGCCAAGGCAGTAGCCACCGAATGCAGCCTTACCTTCCTCAG TGTGAAGGGGCCTGAGCTCATCAACATGTATGTAGGCCAAAGTGAGGAGAATGTGCGAGAAG TGTTTGCCAGAGCCAGAGCCGCGGCTCCGTGCATTATCTTCTTTGATGAACTGGACTCGCTGGCCCCAAGCCGGGGGCGAAATGGAGACTCTGGAGGTGTGATGGACAG GGTGGTGTCTCAGCTCCTGGCTGAGCTGGATGGGCTTCACAGCACTCAAGATGTGTTTGTGATTGGAGCCACCAACAGACCCGACCTCCTGGACCCTGCCCTTCTGCGGCCTGGCAG ATTTGACAAGCTGGTATTTGTGGGGGTGAGTGAGGACCGCGCCTCCCAGCTACGTGTCCTGAGCGCCATTACACGCAA GTTCAAGCTAGAGCCCTCTGTGAGCTTGGTGAATGTGCTGGATCGCTGTCCTCCCCAGCTGACAGGCGCAGACCTCTATTCTCTCTGCTCCGATGCCATGACAACTGCCCTCAAACGCAGGGTTCGGGACCTGGAGGAAG GGCTGGAGCCCGGGAGTTCAACACTGCTACTCACCATGGACGACCTACTGCAGGCCGCTGCCCGGCTGCAGCCCTCAGTCAGTGAGCAGGAACTGCTCCGCTACAAGCGCATCCAGCGCAAGTTTGCCGCCTGCTAG
- the PEX6 gene encoding peroxisome biogenesis factor 6 isoform X2 — translation MALAVLRVLEPFPTEAPPLAVLLPPGGPWPAAGLGLVLALRPAGESPAGPALLVAALEGPDAETEEQGPGPPQLLVSRALLRLLALGSGAWVRARPVRRPPALGWALLGTSPGPGLGPRVGPLLVRRGEALPVPGPRVLETRPALQGLLGPGTRLAVTELRGRAKLGPEAGDCSRPPPPPVVSSFAVNCTVRRLRGVLGGTGDSLGRYSEGSGAPEDKGSCSVLSGPLFAKELHIEIVSSPHYSTNGNYDHVLYRHFQTPRAVQEGDVLCVPTVGQVEILEGSPEKLPRWWEMFFKVKKTIGEAPDGPTSAYLADITHTSLYLVGSTLSLVPRLTSGESTPWNSLSPPGLETLVTELCAALKPRLQPGGALLTGTSSVLLRGPPGSGKTTAVTAACSRLGLHLLKVPCSSLCADSSGAVEKKLQATFSRARRCRPVVLLLTAVDLLGRNRDGLGEDARVVATLCHLLQDEDPLTSCPPLMVVATTSKAQDLPADVQTAFPHELEVPVLSEGQRLSVLQALTAHLPLGQEVNLTQLARRCAGFVVGDLYALLTHSSRVACTRIKNSGLAGGLSEEDEGELCAAGFPLLAEDFGQALEQLQTAHSQAIGAPKIPSVSWHDVGGLQEVKKEILETIQLPLEHPELLNLGLRRSGLLLHGPPGTGKTLLAKAVATECSLTFLSVKGPELINMYVGQSEENVREVFARARAAAPCIIFFDELDSLAPSRGRNGDSGGVMDRVVSQLLAELDGLHSTQDVFVIGATNRPDLLDPALLRPGRFDKLVFVGVSEDRASQLRVLSAITRKFKLEPSVSLVNVLDRCPPQLTGADLYSLCSDAMTTALKRRVRDLEEGLEPGSSTLLLTMDDLLQAAARLQPSVSEQELLRYKRIQRKFAAC, via the exons ATGGCGCTGGCGGTTTTGCGAGTCCTGGAGCCCTTCCCGACCGAGGCACCCCCGCTGGCTGTGCTGCTGCCCCCCGGGGGCCCGTGGCCTGCGGCGGGGCTGGGCCTGGTGCTGGCCCTGCGGCCCGCAGGGGAGAGCCCCGCGGGGCCGGCCCTGCTAGTGGCGGCCCTGGAGGGGCCGGACGCGGAgacggaagagcagggtcccggGCCCCCGCAGCTGCTGGTTAGCCGCGCGCTGCTTCGGCttctggctctgggctctggggcgTGGGTGCGGGCGCGGCCCGTGCGGCGGCCGCCGGCGCTGGGCTGGGCGCTGCTGGGCACCTCTCCGGGGCCCGGGCTCGGACCGCGAGTCGGGCCGCTGCTGGTGCGGCGCGGAGAGGCCCTGCCTGTGCCCGGGCCGCGGGTGCTGGAGACACGGCCGGCGTTGCAAGGGCTGCTGGGCCCAGGGACGCGGCTAGCTGTGACTGAGCTCCGTGGGCGGGCCAAACTGGGTCCGGAGGCCGGGGACTGCAGCCGGCCTCCACCGCCGCCCGTGGTGTCCTCCTTCGCGGTTAACTGCACGGTCCGGCGACTCCGGGGAGTTCTGGGAGGGACTGGAGATTCGCTGGGG AGGTATTCAGAAGGCTCCGGCGCCCCTGAAGACAAAGGAAGCTGCTCAGTGCTGTCTGGGCCTCTGTTTGCCAAAGAGTTACACATCGAAATTGTATCCTCTCCCCACTACAGCACTAATGGAAATTACGACCATGTTCTTTACCGGCACTTTCAGACACCCAG GGCAGTCCAGGAAGGGGATGTTCTGTGTGTACCAACAGTTGGGCAAGTAGAGATCCTGGAAGGAAGCCCAGAAAAACTGCCCAG GTGGTGGGAGatgttttttaaagtgaagaaaaCCATTGGGGAAGCTCCAGATGGGCCCACCAGTGCCTACCTGGCAGACATCACCCATACCTCCTTGTACTTG GTGGGTTCTACCCTGAGCCTTGTTCCCAGGCTCACTTCAGGAGAATCTACTCCCTGGAACAGCTTGTCTCCTCCAGGCCTGGAGACCTTGGTGACTGAGCTCTGTGCTGCTCTGAAGCCTCGCCTCCAGCCAGG AGGTGCCCTGCTGACAGGAACCAGTAGCGTCCTTCTGCGGGGTCCCCCTGGCAGTGGGAAGACCACAGCTGTCACTGCAGCCTGCAGCCGCCTCGGCCTCCACCTACTGAAG gtgccctgctctAGCCTCTGTGCAGACAGTAGCGGGGCTGTGGAGAAAAAACTGCAGGCCACCTTCTCCCGGGCTCGGCGCTGCCGGCCTGTGGTTCTGTTGCTGACAGCCGTGGACCTTCTGGGCCGGAACCGTGATGGGCTAGGTGAGGACGCCCGTGTGGTGGCCACGctgtgtcacctcctccaggatgAGGACCCCCTCACCAG CTGCCCGCCCCTGATGGTCGTGGCCACCACCAGCAAGGCCCAGGACCTGCCTGCTGATGTGCAGACAGCGTTCCCTCACGAGCTGGAGGTGCCTGTGTTGTCAGAGGGGCAGCGGCTCAGTGTCCTTCAGGCTctcactgcccacctcccccttgGCCAAGAGGTGAACCTGACGCAGCTGGCACGGAGGTGTGCG GGCTTCGTGGTAGGGGATCTCTATGCCCTTTTGACCCACAGCAGCCGGGTAGCCTGCACCAGGATCAAGAACTCAGG TTTGGCAGGTGGCTTGAGTGAGGAGGATGAGGGGGAGCTATGTGCCGCTGGCTTTCCCCTCCTGGCTGAGGATTTTGGGCAGGCACTGGAGCAGTTGCAGACAGCTCACTCCCAGGCCATTGGAGCCCCCAAG ATCCCCTCAGTGTCCTGGCATGATGTGGGCGGGCTGCAAGAAGTGAAGAAGGAGATTCTGGAAACCATTCAGCTCCCTCTAGAGCACCCCGAGCTGCTGAACCTGGGCCTCAGGCGCTCGGGTCTTCTGCTCCATGGTCCCCCTGGCACGGGCAAGACCCTCCTGGCCAAGGCAGTAGCCACCGAATGCAGCCTTACCTTCCTCAG TGTGAAGGGGCCTGAGCTCATCAACATGTATGTAGGCCAAAGTGAGGAGAATGTGCGAGAAG TGTTTGCCAGAGCCAGAGCCGCGGCTCCGTGCATTATCTTCTTTGATGAACTGGACTCGCTGGCCCCAAGCCGGGGGCGAAATGGAGACTCTGGAGGTGTGATGGACAG GGTGGTGTCTCAGCTCCTGGCTGAGCTGGATGGGCTTCACAGCACTCAAGATGTGTTTGTGATTGGAGCCACCAACAGACCCGACCTCCTGGACCCTGCCCTTCTGCGGCCTGGCAG ATTTGACAAGCTGGTATTTGTGGGGGTGAGTGAGGACCGCGCCTCCCAGCTACGTGTCCTGAGCGCCATTACACGCAA GTTCAAGCTAGAGCCCTCTGTGAGCTTGGTGAATGTGCTGGATCGCTGTCCTCCCCAGCTGACAGGCGCAGACCTCTATTCTCTCTGCTCCGATGCCATGACAACTGCCCTCAAACGCAGGGTTCGGGACCTGGAGGAAG GGCTGGAGCCCGGGAGTTCAACACTGCTACTCACCATGGACGACCTACTGCAGGCCGCTGCCCGGCTGCAGCCCTCAGTCAGTGAGCAGGAACTGCTCCGCTACAAGCGCATCCAGCGCAAGTTTGCCGCCTGCTAG